The nucleotide sequence ATCGCCAGCGCTCGGGCAATTCCCACCCGCTGGCGCATCCCCCCCGATAGCTCGTGGGGATGGCGCTGCTCGGCTCCGGCTAACCCCACCAGTTCGATGTGCTCCTGCACGATCGCCTTCTGCTGGTCCACAGGCATGTGCGGATGTACCGTCTCGACGGCAAAACGAATATTTTGCTCCACCGTCATCCAAGGCATGAGGGCATAGGTTTGAAACACCATGCCGCGATCGGGTCCGGGACCGGTAATATCTTGGCCGTTCATTTGGACTGAGCCGCCGGAAGCTGCCGACAGCCCCGCAATTATCGACAGTAGGGTGGACTTGCCACATCCCGACGGACCAATAATTGACACGAAGGTGTTGGGCTCGATGTCCAAGCTGATGTCATCGATCGCCACAAAATCCGGTTTCGATCGCTTTAGCAGTTTATCCGCCCAACTTTGCTTGCCTGGAAACATCTTAGAGACATTACGGAGGGAAAGCTGAGTGGTTTTAGCAAGGGCGATTGCAGAGGAGTTGAGCTGAGTGTGAGAAGTGACTGTCATGATTGCCGTCCGAACGAAACCAAACTTTGCAAGATCCCAAAGATGCGATCCAAAATAATGCCTACCAGACCGATAACCACAATGGCTGTGATGATGCTGGTAATGCTGAGGTTATTCCATTCATTCCAGACAAAATAGCCCAGACCGGTGCCCCCCACCAAAATCTCGGCAGCCACAATCACCAGCCAAGAAATCCCGATGCTAATGCGCAATCCCGAGACGATGTTGGGGGCAGCAGCGGGCAAGATGACTTTCGAGATGGTGCGCCATTTCGAGGCTCCCAAGGTGCGAGACACATCCAAATATTCGGCGGAGACACCACTGACGCCAAACTTGGTGGCGATTAAGGTGGGCCAAATACTGGTAATGGCAATCACAAATATGGCTGTCGCTTCGGAGTTTTTCAGTACTCCCAAACCGATCGGCAACCAAGCGAGAGGAGACACGGGCTTGAGCAATTGTACGTAGGGGTCGATCGCTTTGGAGGCCACTTCGGATAGCCCCACTAAGATCCCCACCGGAATGGCGATCGCCGATCCCACCGCAAACCCAATCGCCACCCGGCGCAGGCTGACTAAAAGGTGCCAGCCAATCCCTTTATCGTTAGGACCGAAGTCGTAAAACGGATCGGTAATCCAGCCCCAAAACTCTGTAATAGTTGTAGAGGCTGAAGGCATTAATTGAGAGAATAACCCCAATCTCGCCCCCAGCTCCCAAACAATCAGAAGACCGCTCAGCGAGATGAGAAATAGGCATAGGGCTTGAAGGTTGGGATCTGCGGGCCAAGCCCTAACGAAGCCCCGCCACGAGCGCCTCAACGAGCTTTTAAGCTCGTAGAACTTTGCTCTGTAGACAAAATTTGCCATTGTAAAATCCAAGGGGTGAAGCGTAAATTTAAGCTAGAGAAGAAGATGCTAGATGTAGAATTAAACGCCGAATTGTTCGATTTGAGCTTCGACATAGGCGCTGGGATCGGCTGGGTCGAAGGAATCAAATTGCAACGTTTCAGGTCGGACTGCTGCGGTTGGCGGGGTTTGTCCCACTTCAAGGGCTAGCTCCCGCGCCAAATCAGTCAAGAAAACACCTTCACCGATCGATTCGTAATCCGCTCGTTCTTTGGGCAAGAAATCCCAGCGCACGAGTTGAGTGGAAATCCAATAGGAGAAACTCTGCCACGGATAGGGATCGAAATCGATTCGATCGGGAATGGAGTGGGTATTGCCCAGGCCATCCTCGAATTCTCCCGTCAGGACGGCCGCCACCACTTCTTCCGGTTGGTTGAGGAACTGGCGATCGGAAATAGCCGCTGCAATTTCTTTGCGGTTGGCAAGGTCGTGGGCATATCCGGCCCCGTCGATGATGGCTTTATTGAGAGCCCGGAAAGTATTGGGATGGTCGCCAATCCAGGCATCGCTGGCGGCAAAGGCACAACAGGGGTGTCCCGGCCACAGGTCTTTGGTGATGAGGTGGATAAAGCCCACACCCTCGAAGACTGCCCGTTGGTTGAAGGGGTCGGGCATGAGGTAGGCATCGATGTCCCCCACTGTCATCTTGGCCACGCTATCGGGGGGCGGCACCGGTTCGATCTTGACATCTTTATCGGGATCGATTCCGCCCGTGGCCAAGTAGTACCGCAGCAGCAAGTTGTGCATGGAATAGGGGAAGGGCACGCCAATGGTAAACCCTTTGAAGTCAGCAGGGCCTTTAACGGTGTCTTTATATTGATTGGCGACCGTGATGGCTTGCCCGTTAATGTTTTCAATGCTGGCTAGTTTGACGGGGAAGGTGGCCGAGCCCAACCCCAACGTCATGGCGATCGGCATGGGGGCCAGCATGTGATAGGCATCGAGTTCTCCGGCGATCGCCGAATCTCGGACGGCAGCCCAGCTAGGCATTTTGATCACGCGGGCATTCAAGCCATAGCGCCGATAGAACCCTAACGGCTCTGACATAATAATGGGTGTGGCACAGGTGATGGGAATAAACCCGATTTGCAAGTCTGTTTTTTCGAGGGAACCGACGGGCGAGTCGTCAGGATCTTCCGCAATAGAGGCAGGATCCTCGTTATTGGGCGCGCAGTTGGCTAAGGTGATTAACGCCGCTCCAACGGCGACGCTGCGCATAAAGTGACGGCGGGTGGTGCGGCTGAATCGCTTGGCATCGCCGAAAAATTCCCCCGCTCTAGGGCCGAAAGCTGCCGCAAAAGCATTGTCCAGACCGCCTGCAACGGTAACTAAATCTCGCACCAATTTTTCCCGTTTGGCACTGCCGCGAGCAGCCATTTGCAAAAATAACGCCTTGCGAAGCTCAGATCGATCGATCGTACTCGCGAGTGAAAGCGCCTCTTGCTTGTAAACCCCCATTGCCACCAAGTCGTCAATCATTGCAAGGGGATCTGATGGCAAAAATTGCCCGTGGTCTTGACTGAGATGAAACCCTCCACAGACTGTACAAGTTGATTGAAAGTCATTGAAGCCAATCTGTTTGCCAGATAAACCCGATCTGTCTTTGCCTGTCGTAGCAGCAAAGGTAAAAGCCATTTGAAATCCTATTCAATTGCACCAATGGGGCTTATTAGAACGCTTATTTTTACCCGATTTTGTATCTGTAGATACATTAGTCGGGGAATGTAAAAATCTAATCGATCTTTCATCAAAATAGAACGCACAACCACTCTGTCGTTCGATCTTTCATCAAAATAGAACGCACAATCACTCTGTCGTCGGAATAAATTGGCGGTTATTGAACTTTTCAAATTTTTTGATAGTCTCATGAATTGGCCGATAAAAGTGCAACAAAGGCTACGCTGACCTACAAATCGCGAATTTCAATCCAGATTGACAGACG is from Synechococcus sp. PCC 7336 and encodes:
- the ntrB gene encoding nitrate ABC transporter permease; protein product: MANFVYRAKFYELKSSLRRSWRGFVRAWPADPNLQALCLFLISLSGLLIVWELGARLGLFSQLMPSASTTITEFWGWITDPFYDFGPNDKGIGWHLLVSLRRVAIGFAVGSAIAIPVGILVGLSEVASKAIDPYVQLLKPVSPLAWLPIGLGVLKNSEATAIFVIAITSIWPTLIATKFGVSGVSAEYLDVSRTLGASKWRTISKVILPAAAPNIVSGLRISIGISWLVIVAAEILVGGTGLGYFVWNEWNNLSITSIITAIVVIGLVGIILDRIFGILQSLVSFGRQS
- a CDS encoding ABC transporter ATP-binding protein, which codes for MTVTSHTQLNSSAIALAKTTQLSLRNVSKMFPGKQSWADKLLKRSKPDFVAIDDISLDIEPNTFVSIIGPSGCGKSTLLSIIAGLSAASGGSVQMNGQDITGPGPDRGMVFQTYALMPWMTVEQNIRFAVETVHPHMPVDQQKAIVQEHIELVGLAGAEQRHPHELSGGMRQRVGIARALAIDPQILLMDEPFGALDALTRGFLQDEVERIWEQRRKTVIMITHSIEEALLLSDRIVMMTRGPAARIDEILDVPFPRPRNRETIDREPAYHDLKVEMEQHLYRETRAVEASRVKT
- a CDS encoding CmpA/NrtA family ABC transporter substrate-binding protein, with protein sequence MAFTFAATTGKDRSGLSGKQIGFNDFQSTCTVCGGFHLSQDHGQFLPSDPLAMIDDLVAMGVYKQEALSLASTIDRSELRKALFLQMAARGSAKREKLVRDLVTVAGGLDNAFAAAFGPRAGEFFGDAKRFSRTTRRHFMRSVAVGAALITLANCAPNNEDPASIAEDPDDSPVGSLEKTDLQIGFIPITCATPIIMSEPLGFYRRYGLNARVIKMPSWAAVRDSAIAGELDAYHMLAPMPIAMTLGLGSATFPVKLASIENINGQAITVANQYKDTVKGPADFKGFTIGVPFPYSMHNLLLRYYLATGGIDPDKDVKIEPVPPPDSVAKMTVGDIDAYLMPDPFNQRAVFEGVGFIHLITKDLWPGHPCCAFAASDAWIGDHPNTFRALNKAIIDGAGYAHDLANRKEIAAAISDRQFLNQPEEVVAAVLTGEFEDGLGNTHSIPDRIDFDPYPWQSFSYWISTQLVRWDFLPKERADYESIGEGVFLTDLARELALEVGQTPPTAAVRPETLQFDSFDPADPSAYVEAQIEQFGV